AAGAAAATTGATTTTGCCGTGGTCTTCAAAGTCGTCAACGCCAATCCTAATGGTGATCCTCTCAATGGTAATCGCCCCCGTACCATCTACGAGGGTAACGGCGAAGTTTCGGATGTCTGCATCAAGCGTAAGATTCGCAACAGATTGATGGAAGCGGGTAAGCCAATCTTTGTGCAGTCGGACGACAGCAAGAATGACAGCCATCCAAGCCTGAAATCCCGTGCCGATGCCGTGCTGAGTGGCATCAAGGCACCGGATGATATAGCGAAAAGAGCTTGTGAAACCTGGTTCGACGTTCGAACGTTCGGGCAGCTTTTCGCGTTCAAAGCTACCGGCAGCAAGAAAGGCAAGGCAAAGGAGGGTGAGGAGTCAGGTGACGATAAGGGCGTTTCCATCGGTATTCGCGGCCCGGTCAGCATACAGTCGGCATTCAGTAAGTCACCGGTCAGTCTTACGAGTACCCAGATTACCAAGAGCGTTAGCAGTGAAGGAGATGGCACCAAGCGTGGTTCCGATACTATGGGGATGAAGCACCGTGTGGATCGGGGCATTTATACATTCTACGGCAGTATGAACCCTCAACTGGCCGTCAAGACTGGGTTCAGCGACGATGACGCCGATGCCATCAAAGCTGTATTGCCGAAGTTGTTTGAAAACGATGCCTCATCAGCCCGTCCCGAAGGGAGTATGGAAGTGCTAAAAGTTGTCTGGTGGGAGCATACCGGTAGTAAGAACGGTCTGGCATCATCAGCCAAGGTGCATCGCAGCCTTACGGTTAATGACGACGGCGAAATATCCTTCGAGCCGGGTAAAGGGCCGAGTGATGCGGTAGAAAACTGGCCTAAGCCTGTTGTTATTGACGGACATTGATACATTAAACCACCGAGGCACGTTATGGACTCGAAACTGGTAGTATTTCAAAACAAGGAAATTCTCCGCACGCTGCATAACGGCGAGTGGTGGTTTTCGGTTGTGGATGTATGCCAAGCCCTGACCGGAAGTGTTGATGCCGGTGCATATTGGCGCAAGCTGAAACAGCGGCTCAACGAAGAAGGAAGTGAAGTCGTGACAAATTGTCACGGGTTGAACCTATCTGACGGAACCGGAGAAGAAAAAGCGCTTAAAAGGTAAAAAAGGCAACTCTGGTGAAACTGTATGACTCAAGACACATCCGACCCCATCCCCATCTCGGCCCTGGAGCATTATGCCTACTGCCCGCGCCAGTGCGCCCTTATCCACGTTGAGCAGGTGTGGAGTGAAAACCTCTACACCATGCGCGGTCGTGACGTGCATGAACGGGTGCATGATGAGTCGAGCCATGAAATCAGTGGCGTGCGTCAGGAACGTGGTTTGCCGCTCTGGTGCCGCAAGCTGAACCTGACCGGTAAGGGGGACCTTGTTGAGTTCAACGGCGATGTGCCCTATCCGGTGGAGTACAAATCGGGCCGCCGCAGGCGGGGCACGCCGGAGACTCTCCAACTTTGTGCCCAGGCGCTTTGTCTGGAGGAGATGTTCGGTGTGCCGGTGGAGCGGGGGGCCATCTTCTGGCATGCCTCTCGAGAACGCCGGGAGATTCTCTTCACAGATACCATGCGCGAGCAGGTGAAACGGGTGACGCACGAGGTGCGGGAGATGCTGGAGCAGCGCATCACCCCACCGCCGGTGAACGACCAGCGGTGCGAGCATTGTTCGCTGCGCGAGTCATGTCTTCCCGACGTGGTGGCCGATAAGCGCAGAAGCAGCAAAGCCGCACGGGAGTTGTTTGAAATTTGATGGGAGACCCATGGCATTTGGCGCAAAGAAAACAGAGCACTCCGGTCCCAAGAAGGGGCGCGGTGCGTATTGGGGAAGAAAGGCCGTCGCCAAGGATGAGTCGAACCGCCAACGAAGGGAAATGAGCAAGTTGATACTGTTGGAACAAGGTGACGAATGTAATGGCGAGGAGGGCACCCTATGAAACAACTTCTCAATACTTTGTATGTCATGACCCAGGGGGCTTACCTGTCGCTTGATCACGAAACCGTGCGGGTTGAGATAGGCGGAGAACTGAAGATGCAGATGCCGCTGCATCATTTAGGCTCCATTGTTACCATGGGCAACGTCATGATCAGCCCGTTTTTTTTAGCAAAGTGCGCCGACGATGGCCGGGCGGTGGTGATCCTGGACCGCAACGGTCGCTACAAGTGTCGCATGGTAGGTAAAACCGGCGGCAATGTGCTGCTGCGGCAGGCACAGTATCAAGCTGGACAGGATGCAGTGCAAACCACCACCCTTGCCGCTGCCATGACCGCCGGTAAGGTGAAGAATGCCCGCAACGTCCTGATGCGGAGCGCTCGTGAAACCAGCCAGGTTGTTGAGGAAAAACGTCTGCGTACGGCTGCCGATGTTCAGGCGGATGTTCTCTTTCGTCTGAAGAGCCCCCGTGACACCGACCATGTACGTGGGCTGGAAGGAGAGGCGGCGGCAGCCTATTTTGACGTCTTCTCTCTGATGATGAAACCGAGCGAGCGGGACTGCCTGCCCATGAACGGGCGTAATCGCCGCCCACCATTAGACCCGGTCAATGCCCTGATTTCTTTCCTTTATACGCTGCTGTTGAACGACTGCATCAGTGCTCTGGAGGGCGTGGGGCTTGATCCGCAGATGGGATTTCTGCATGTTCCTCGGCCCGGCAGGCCATCACTGGCGCTGGATTTGATGGAGGAGTTCCGCTCCTTCATGGCCGACCGGTTAGCTGTGACCCTGATCAATCGCAAACAGGTAACGATAGAACACTTCGAGCCCCGGCCCGGTGGGGCGGTGTATTTGAACGAAAAGGGACGTCGGGAAGTGGTGGCTGCCTATCAGAAGCGGAAGCAGGAGGAAGCGGCCCATCCGTTAGTGTCGGAAAAGAGCCCCATCGGCCTGTTGCCGTTTCTTCAGGCTCGCCTGCTGGCCCGTCACCTGCGAGGAGATCTGGAAACGTATGTACCGTATGTGCATCAGTAGGGGGCACCATGTGGGTCGTTGTCTGTTATGACGTCAATACCGAAACCAGAGAGGGGCGACGACGTCTGCGCCGGGTGGCCCAGATATGCAAAAATTACGGTCAACGGGTGCAGAAGTCGGTGTTTGAATGCCAAGTCGATGAGATGAAGTTTGAACAGCTCAGGAAAAAGCTGCTTAAAGAGATTAAGCTGGAGCTGGACAATCTGCGACTGTACCGTCTGACTGAACCGCGGGAGAAGCGGGTGGAACAGTACGGGGCGGTCAGAACGGTCTTTTTTGACGAGGAAACCTTGGTGGTATGATGCGCGAACCTGATGATGGGCCGAAAAGTGGCGGGTGTTCGCGAGATATGAATATCAAGCGGTTGGATCATATTGCACCCTTCTGTGTTGCTTCTCTCCTTGCGGAAAAAGTGGGTTCGCATCTGTGCGGACCAAACATGTTGGAAACTGGCCCCTTTTGAGGGAGCCGGAAGCGCCCGTCCCAAAGGGCGGGCGTGGATTGAAACAGGAAAGCTGCCGGAAGTCTGCGCCGATTGCGGGAAGCGCCCGTCCCAAAGGGCGGGCGTGGATTGAAACATGGAGGCCGCATGAACCATCAACCATCAATCCACGAAGCGCCCGTCCCAAAGGGCGGGCGTGGATTGAAACGATTACCACCAGCAGATGCTTGATTATCAGCGCCAGAAGCGCCCGTCCCAAAGGGCGGGCGTGGATTGAAACAAATCTTCACATGAATTATTTGCAAGATCATAAACGAAGCGCCCGTCCCAAAGGGCGGGCGTGGATTGAAACAGGATTAGTTTTGAAACAAAATCGGCTTTGCCGGAAGCGCCCGTCCCAAAGGGCGGGCGTGGATTGAAACAAAAGGGTCGTCAAGGTCAATTACTGCAAACGGGTGAAGCGCCCGTCCCAAAGGGCGGGCGTGGATTGAAACATCATATTAAAGAAAGTAAAATAAACTAATTGCCCGAAGCGCCCGTCCCAAAGGGCGGGCGTGGATTGAAACAGGTGAGTGGTGCGATTGTAGGCTCGCCCAAGAGGAAGCGCC
The window above is part of the Trichlorobacter ammonificans genome. Proteins encoded here:
- the cas2 gene encoding CRISPR-associated endonuclease Cas2, which translates into the protein MWVVVCYDVNTETREGRRRLRRVAQICKNYGQRVQKSVFECQVDEMKFEQLRKKLLKEIKLELDNLRLYRLTEPREKRVEQYGAVRTVFFDEETLVV
- the cas4 gene encoding CRISPR-associated protein Cas4 — encoded protein: MTQDTSDPIPISALEHYAYCPRQCALIHVEQVWSENLYTMRGRDVHERVHDESSHEISGVRQERGLPLWCRKLNLTGKGDLVEFNGDVPYPVEYKSGRRRRGTPETLQLCAQALCLEEMFGVPVERGAIFWHASRERREILFTDTMREQVKRVTHEVREMLEQRITPPPVNDQRCEHCSLRESCLPDVVADKRRSSKAARELFEI
- the cas7c gene encoding type I-C CRISPR-associated protein Cas7/Csd2, whose product is MSLTKKIDFAVVFKVVNANPNGDPLNGNRPRTIYEGNGEVSDVCIKRKIRNRLMEAGKPIFVQSDDSKNDSHPSLKSRADAVLSGIKAPDDIAKRACETWFDVRTFGQLFAFKATGSKKGKAKEGEESGDDKGVSIGIRGPVSIQSAFSKSPVSLTSTQITKSVSSEGDGTKRGSDTMGMKHRVDRGIYTFYGSMNPQLAVKTGFSDDDADAIKAVLPKLFENDASSARPEGSMEVLKVVWWEHTGSKNGLASSAKVHRSLTVNDDGEISFEPGKGPSDAVENWPKPVVIDGH
- the cas1c gene encoding type I-C CRISPR-associated endonuclease Cas1c → MKQLLNTLYVMTQGAYLSLDHETVRVEIGGELKMQMPLHHLGSIVTMGNVMISPFFLAKCADDGRAVVILDRNGRYKCRMVGKTGGNVLLRQAQYQAGQDAVQTTTLAAAMTAGKVKNARNVLMRSARETSQVVEEKRLRTAADVQADVLFRLKSPRDTDHVRGLEGEAAAAYFDVFSLMMKPSERDCLPMNGRNRRPPLDPVNALISFLYTLLLNDCISALEGVGLDPQMGFLHVPRPGRPSLALDLMEEFRSFMADRLAVTLINRKQVTIEHFEPRPGGAVYLNEKGRREVVAAYQKRKQEEAAHPLVSEKSPIGLLPFLQARLLARHLRGDLETYVPYVHQ